In the Nitrospirales bacterium LBB_01 genome, one interval contains:
- a CDS encoding prepilin-type N-terminal cleavage/methylation domain-containing protein, whose amino-acid sequence MNKRGFTLIEIMVVMAIIGILMTVAITSYKSVIINGRLEEAKIYMSAIMAAEKRYKMEYGSHFAGTGGAVTTCDETLLVSTLGLNALQESPNFYYTVSCNGSCTPNAANTWDIRITATLLKDNSDATASGCTLSSNKSTADRWVKDDLKGRKVYLCYPPPTSGLTTETCGVMDNITKRLWEGGMSVSDIFK is encoded by the coding sequence ATGAACAAACGCGGCTTTACACTGATTGAGATTATGGTTGTAATGGCCATAATAGGCATACTTATGACAGTAGCGATAACCAGTTATAAAAGTGTGATAATAAATGGCAGGCTTGAGGAGGCAAAGATATACATGTCGGCTATTATGGCGGCAGAAAAGCGATATAAAATGGAGTATGGCAGCCATTTTGCCGGAACCGGAGGCGCAGTTACAACCTGTGATGAGACGCTGCTTGTCTCAACGCTGGGGTTAAATGCCCTTCAAGAGTCGCCGAATTTTTACTACACGGTTTCATGTAACGGCAGCTGCACGCCAAATGCTGCTAACACATGGGATATTCGTATAACAGCCACGCTTTTGAAGGACAACTCTGATGCAACAGCATCCGGCTGCACCCTTTCAAGCAATAAATCCACAGCCGACAGATGGGTTAAAGATGACCTTAAAGGCAGAAAGGTTTATCTCTGCTACCCACCGCCTACAAGCGGACTTACAACCGAGACATGCGGTGTTATGGACAATATAACTAAAAGATTATGGGAAGGAGGTATGTCTGTTTCAGATATTTTTAAATAA
- a CDS encoding type II secretion system protein GspD translates to MRKLAAATLLAVFFMGWFCTPVCAEELKWKDELFTRDIHGEDIKTTLRSIAKANNTEIIFKGNIKGEVNKKFENMTLEGTFKMLLDEYGLDYSYSPQSKYMTVTLKTEKQSIVFYRMKYENPQNVKTVLQKFKAWAQGFEIHMETNSLFLKGSQSEIDSALLIVKELDKATEEELKNKLLKKSIEMLTSEVKYEVIPLLYASVGPTTYRYANETVSVPGVDETIKEILGYSKDKEKAQTLQSMQQGLLPQTLIGIDKTSQTSSDDSLKSSYSINSGLDKPPLISIDKRTNSVVVRGRDDQIAKVKELLKQLDKPIPMVELEIMILSAKEDFSRSLGMSWEHLLGGGNNIATRAGTLSSDTSVATGSSSSKTSSSGSTTVDSIAPAISFIYSDAKTTISSLISAVESKDLGKVLAAPRLITLDNREATIKIGLDHNVKVYTQNTSSVTTIPTGISFRVTPHVINPADNVTHKQVLLNIFAEKSGAASTAVDGISDTDKSEINTQIIVPQDSTVVIGGLFKTEEGYNDEGVPILKDIPIIGALFKKDSKSNNKTETVFFITPRIIDVVGLDAVRILEKSAKDRDEKALHKVIDEKYNAPKTETKKEKDSGKTFEIVTDNLPFDGSVLDR, encoded by the coding sequence ATGAGAAAGTTAGCGGCAGCAACACTTCTTGCAGTGTTTTTTATGGGTTGGTTTTGTACGCCCGTGTGTGCAGAGGAGCTTAAGTGGAAAGATGAGCTATTTACCCGCGACATACACGGAGAAGATATTAAGACCACCTTAAGGAGTATCGCAAAGGCAAACAACACAGAGATAATCTTTAAGGGAAACATCAAGGGAGAGGTTAATAAGAAATTTGAAAATATGACGCTTGAGGGCACATTTAAAATGCTACTTGATGAATACGGGCTTGATTACAGTTACAGTCCTCAGAGCAAGTATATGACTGTGACTTTGAAAACTGAAAAGCAAAGCATAGTGTTTTATCGCATGAAGTATGAAAACCCGCAAAATGTAAAAACTGTTTTACAAAAATTTAAAGCATGGGCTCAGGGGTTTGAAATCCATATGGAGACAAACTCGCTTTTTCTAAAGGGCAGTCAATCAGAAATAGACTCCGCTCTGTTGATTGTCAAAGAGCTGGATAAGGCCACTGAGGAGGAGTTGAAAAATAAACTTCTGAAAAAATCCATAGAAATGCTAACCTCCGAAGTAAAATATGAGGTAATTCCTCTCCTATATGCTTCAGTTGGGCCAACTACCTATAGGTATGCTAATGAGACAGTGTCAGTACCGGGAGTGGATGAGACCATAAAGGAAATCCTTGGCTACAGCAAAGATAAGGAAAAAGCTCAAACGCTTCAGTCAATGCAGCAGGGACTTTTGCCACAAACTCTAATTGGTATAGACAAGACATCGCAAACCTCGTCTGATGATTCTCTTAAGTCCTCTTACAGCATTAATTCAGGCTTAGATAAGCCCCCTTTAATATCCATTGATAAGAGAACCAACTCAGTAGTAGTAAGAGGACGTGACGACCAGATAGCTAAAGTAAAAGAGCTGCTTAAGCAACTGGACAAGCCGATTCCTATGGTAGAGCTTGAGATAATGATTCTGTCGGCAAAGGAAGATTTTTCACGCAGTCTTGGCATGAGCTGGGAACATCTGCTTGGAGGCGGTAATAATATTGCAACAAGAGCTGGAACTCTCTCCAGTGATACCTCTGTTGCCACAGGCTCATCATCCTCAAAAACATCCTCATCCGGCTCCACCACGGTTGACTCAATCGCACCCGCAATAAGCTTTATATATAGTGACGCTAAAACCACTATCTCAAGTCTGATATCTGCCGTTGAATCCAAAGACCTTGGGAAAGTTCTTGCCGCTCCACGACTGATTACACTGGATAACAGAGAGGCGACAATTAAAATAGGACTTGACCATAACGTTAAAGTCTATACGCAAAACACATCGTCTGTAACGACAATCCCAACCGGAATATCTTTTAGAGTGACTCCTCACGTCATTAATCCAGCTGACAACGTTACGCATAAACAGGTACTTTTAAACATCTTTGCAGAAAAAAGCGGAGCAGCTTCAACGGCGGTTGACGGTATTTCAGACACCGACAAAAGTGAAATCAATACACAAATCATCGTGCCGCAAGACAGCACTGTGGTTATCGGAGGGTTGTTTAAAACCGAGGAGGGTTATAACGATGAGGGCGTACCAATTTTAAAAGACATCCCCATCATAGGCGCTCTGTTTAAAAAAGACAGTAAGTCCAATAACAAAACTGAAACCGTGTTTTTTATAACTCCAAGAATCATAGATGTAGTCGGACTGGATGCTGTGCGGATACTTGAAAAGTCAGCAAAAGATAGGGATGAAAAAGCGCTTCACAAGGTAATAGATGAAAAATATAACGCACCAAAAACAGAAACTAAGAAGGAAAAAGATTCAGGGAAAACATTTGAGATTGTCACAGATAATTTGCCCTTTGACGGCAGTGTACTGGACAGATGA